The Microbacterium luteum genome includes a region encoding these proteins:
- a CDS encoding DEAD/DEAH box helicase: MAGSGDVLERFGPATQDWFRGAFARPTDAQRGAWEAISHGKHALVVAPTGSGKTLSAFLWAIDRVFRESVAADRPDAAPVRGRKRAAKEPARGTRILYISPLKALGVDVERNLRSPLVGIGQSARRLGIRVPDVSVGVRSGDTSSADRRKLVAAPPDILITTPESLYLMLTSQAGQTLRDVHTVIVDEVHAVAATKRGAHLAVSLERLDALRREHDPDAGPAQRIGLSATVRPIDEVARFLGGAEPVEIVAPRASKQFELKVVVPVDDMLNPPPPPTSARGAPGAAPASADPGTVDDLDGTPLDEDWFGDGSAGAENTEMTGSVWPHVEEAIVDRILEHRSTIVFVNSRRLGERLTGRLNEIYADRLGLEAPSPDAPPSGPPDSATSSRMPAEMMAQAGVSSGAAPALAKAHHGSVSKEQRAQVEEELKSGVLRCVVATSSLELGIDMGAVDLVIQVEAPPSAASGLQRVGRAGHQVGEVSRAALFPKHRADVLHTAIVTERMLAGQIEAIAVPQNPLDILAQQTVAAAAQGEIDVEGWFETVRRSAPFRTLPRSAYEATLDLLAGRFPSDEFAELRPRVVWDRDAGTLTGRPGAQRIAVTSGGTIPDRGLFGVFVAGETRNARVGELDEEMVYESRVNDVFTLGTTSWRIVEITHDRVNVLPAFGQPGKLPFWHGDGLGRPAELGEALGTMARQLSGASREKAEARLGDAGLDGFAIENLLTYLAEQREATGTVPTDRTLTVERSRDEVGDWRVILHSPYGMKVHAPWALAVNARIRERLGVEGAAVASDDGIIARVPDAAAEPPGADLFVFEPDELEQLVTDEVGGSALFASRFRECAARALLMPRMNPSRRSPLWQQRQRSAQLLEVARRYPTFPIILETLREVLQDVYDVPALLRVARRIGDRSIRLVETTTSQPSPYARDLLFGYVGAFMYEGDSPLAERRAAALSVDPALLSELLGKVEMRELLDPDVIAQFEREAQKLDPDRRARGVEGVADLLRVLGPLDAGEVAVRLQDPTGPAAAASEASAAQLLDELVDARRAIRVTIAGASRVAAIEDAGRLRDGLGAALPVGIPLAFLEPLPDPVGDLVARYARTHGPFTVDAVAERLGVGVAVARHTLQRLEGQGRISSGFFLPVENAGGSRDDTEWCDSEVLRRLRMRSLAAIRGSVEPVPPEAFARFLPVWQHVTRPLDGIDGLAAVIEQLAGIPAPASAWESLILPSRVRDYAPAMLDELTASGEVVWTGHGSLPGRDGWIAFHSADAAPLTLTRDDVEIAADSLDARVIEVLAAGGAYFAAQLKSLAGAENEQSVVDALWRLTWAGRVTNDTFAPVRTLVGGGSQAHRVARKTPRSRMYRGATLPRVSASAPPRPPAIGGRWSLVPDAEPDAALRATAAASLLLDRYGVVTRGSVQSEGVPGGFAQVYRVLAGFEEAGHCRRGYVIEKLGAAQFAASATVDRIREFAGLADPPPRTAVTLAATDPANPYGAALPWPALAEISHRPGRKAGGLVVLVDGDLALYLERGGKTALAFTDDEEVLRAAAADLTATARRRRLDTLTIEQVNGAFVYGTPLGRALREAGFVESPRGLTLRRTTAGDAQRETARA, from the coding sequence ATGGCTGGCTCCGGCGACGTGCTCGAGCGGTTCGGCCCTGCCACGCAGGACTGGTTCCGCGGAGCCTTTGCACGCCCCACCGACGCCCAGCGCGGCGCATGGGAGGCGATCTCGCACGGCAAGCACGCCCTCGTCGTCGCTCCCACCGGGTCCGGCAAGACCCTGTCGGCGTTCCTGTGGGCCATCGACCGCGTGTTCCGCGAGAGCGTCGCGGCCGATCGACCCGATGCCGCGCCCGTGCGTGGGCGGAAGCGGGCGGCCAAGGAGCCTGCGCGCGGCACCCGCATCCTCTACATCTCGCCGCTGAAGGCCCTCGGCGTCGACGTCGAGCGCAACCTGCGCTCCCCGCTCGTCGGGATCGGGCAGTCCGCGCGGCGCCTCGGCATCCGCGTGCCCGATGTCTCGGTCGGCGTACGCTCGGGCGACACGTCGTCCGCCGACCGGCGTAAGCTCGTCGCAGCGCCCCCGGACATCCTCATCACCACCCCGGAGTCGCTCTACCTGATGCTCACGAGCCAGGCCGGGCAGACGCTGCGCGACGTGCACACGGTCATCGTCGACGAAGTGCACGCGGTCGCGGCCACCAAGCGCGGCGCACACCTGGCCGTCAGTCTCGAGCGGCTCGACGCCCTGCGCCGCGAGCACGATCCGGATGCGGGTCCCGCGCAGCGGATCGGCCTGTCGGCGACCGTACGCCCGATCGACGAGGTCGCCCGGTTCCTCGGCGGCGCCGAACCGGTCGAGATCGTCGCGCCGCGCGCATCCAAGCAGTTCGAGCTGAAGGTCGTCGTGCCCGTCGACGACATGCTGAATCCGCCCCCGCCGCCGACCTCCGCGCGTGGCGCACCCGGTGCCGCGCCGGCATCAGCCGATCCGGGAACCGTCGACGACCTCGACGGCACACCCCTCGACGAGGACTGGTTCGGCGACGGCTCGGCGGGCGCCGAGAACACCGAGATGACAGGATCGGTGTGGCCGCACGTCGAAGAGGCGATCGTCGACCGCATCCTCGAACACCGTTCGACCATCGTCTTCGTCAACTCCCGCCGCCTCGGCGAACGCCTCACCGGACGCCTCAACGAGATCTACGCCGACCGGCTCGGGCTCGAGGCACCGTCGCCGGATGCGCCGCCGTCCGGCCCACCGGACTCGGCCACATCGAGCCGGATGCCGGCCGAGATGATGGCACAGGCGGGAGTGTCCTCGGGGGCGGCGCCCGCACTCGCCAAAGCCCACCACGGGTCCGTCTCGAAGGAACAGCGCGCGCAGGTCGAGGAGGAGCTGAAGTCCGGCGTCCTCCGCTGCGTCGTGGCCACCAGCAGCCTCGAGCTCGGCATCGACATGGGCGCCGTCGACCTCGTGATCCAGGTCGAGGCGCCGCCGTCCGCGGCATCCGGACTGCAGCGTGTGGGCCGCGCCGGGCACCAGGTGGGCGAGGTGAGCCGGGCGGCCCTCTTCCCGAAGCACCGGGCCGATGTGCTCCACACCGCGATCGTGACCGAACGGATGCTCGCGGGGCAGATCGAGGCGATCGCGGTGCCGCAGAACCCGCTCGACATCCTCGCCCAGCAGACCGTGGCTGCGGCCGCCCAAGGCGAGATCGACGTCGAGGGCTGGTTCGAGACGGTGCGCCGCAGCGCGCCGTTCCGCACCCTGCCGCGCTCGGCGTACGAGGCAACGCTCGATCTGCTCGCGGGCCGGTTCCCCTCCGACGAGTTCGCGGAGCTCCGTCCTCGCGTCGTGTGGGATCGCGACGCGGGAACCCTGACCGGCCGGCCCGGCGCCCAGCGCATCGCCGTCACAAGCGGCGGCACCATCCCCGACCGGGGCCTGTTCGGCGTCTTCGTCGCCGGCGAGACCCGCAATGCCCGCGTCGGTGAGCTCGACGAGGAGATGGTCTACGAGTCGCGGGTCAACGACGTCTTCACGCTCGGCACGACGAGCTGGCGCATCGTCGAGATCACGCACGACCGCGTCAACGTGCTCCCGGCGTTCGGGCAGCCGGGCAAGCTGCCGTTCTGGCACGGCGACGGCCTCGGCCGCCCGGCCGAACTCGGCGAGGCGCTCGGCACGATGGCTCGCCAGCTCTCCGGAGCCTCTCGGGAGAAGGCCGAGGCACGCCTGGGCGACGCCGGTCTCGACGGGTTCGCGATCGAGAACCTGCTGACCTACCTCGCCGAGCAGCGCGAAGCGACCGGGACCGTGCCCACCGACCGCACGCTGACCGTCGAGCGCAGCCGCGACGAGGTCGGCGACTGGCGCGTCATCTTGCATTCACCGTACGGCATGAAAGTGCATGCGCCGTGGGCTCTCGCCGTCAACGCCCGCATCCGCGAGCGCCTCGGCGTCGAGGGAGCGGCGGTCGCCAGCGACGACGGGATCATCGCGCGCGTCCCTGATGCGGCAGCCGAACCTCCCGGCGCCGACCTGTTCGTGTTCGAGCCCGACGAGCTCGAGCAGCTCGTCACCGACGAGGTGGGCGGATCGGCGCTGTTCGCCTCGCGCTTCCGCGAATGCGCCGCCCGCGCCCTGCTGATGCCGCGGATGAACCCGAGCAGACGCAGTCCGCTGTGGCAGCAGCGTCAGCGCTCCGCGCAGCTGCTGGAGGTCGCGCGCCGCTACCCCACGTTCCCGATCATCCTCGAGACCCTGCGCGAGGTGCTGCAGGACGTCTACGACGTGCCCGCCCTGCTGCGCGTGGCCCGCCGCATCGGCGACCGCAGCATCCGCCTCGTCGAGACGACCACGAGCCAGCCGTCCCCGTACGCCCGCGACCTGCTGTTCGGATATGTCGGCGCGTTCATGTACGAGGGCGACTCGCCGCTGGCCGAGCGTCGGGCTGCGGCGCTGTCGGTCGACCCGGCGCTGCTGTCGGAGCTGCTCGGCAAGGTCGAGATGCGCGAGCTGCTCGATCCCGACGTCATCGCCCAGTTCGAACGCGAGGCGCAGAAGCTCGATCCCGACCGTCGCGCTCGCGGGGTCGAGGGGGTCGCCGACCTGCTGCGCGTGCTCGGTCCGCTGGATGCCGGCGAGGTCGCCGTGCGCCTGCAGGACCCGACCGGCCCGGCCGCTGCCGCCTCCGAAGCGAGCGCCGCGCAGCTGCTCGACGAGCTGGTCGATGCGCGACGGGCGATTCGCGTGACGATCGCCGGGGCGTCCCGGGTGGCGGCGATCGAAGACGCCGGCCGGCTGCGCGACGGCCTCGGGGCGGCGCTGCCGGTGGGCATTCCGCTCGCCTTCCTCGAACCTCTCCCCGATCCGGTGGGCGACCTGGTGGCCCGCTACGCACGGACGCACGGACCCTTCACGGTCGATGCGGTCGCCGAGCGCCTCGGCGTGGGGGTCGCGGTCGCGCGTCACACGCTGCAGCGGCTCGAGGGTCAGGGGCGCATCTCGAGCGGATTCTTCCTCCCGGTGGAGAACGCCGGCGGATCGCGCGATGACACGGAATGGTGCGACAGCGAGGTGCTGCGCCGACTGCGGATGCGGTCGCTGGCCGCGATCCGCGGCAGCGTGGAACCGGTGCCACCCGAGGCGTTCGCTCGCTTCCTGCCGGTCTGGCAGCACGTCACGCGTCCGCTCGACGGCATCGACGGCCTCGCGGCGGTCATCGAGCAGCTCGCGGGCATTCCGGCGCCGGCGAGCGCGTGGGAGTCGCTCATCCTGCCCTCTCGCGTGCGGGACTACGCCCCCGCGATGCTCGACGAGCTCACCGCGTCGGGAGAGGTCGTCTGGACCGGCCACGGGTCGCTCCCGGGCCGAGACGGGTGGATCGCCTTCCACTCGGCTGACGCAGCGCCGCTCACCCTCACGCGCGACGACGTCGAGATCGCCGCGGACTCCCTCGACGCTCGCGTCATCGAGGTGCTTGCGGCCGGTGGGGCGTACTTCGCCGCCCAGCTGAAGTCGCTCGCCGGCGCGGAGAACGAGCAGTCCGTCGTCGACGCCCTGTGGCGCCTCACCTGGGCGGGACGCGTGACCAACGACACCTTCGCGCCCGTCCGAACGCTCGTGGGCGGGGGTTCCCAGGCGCATCGGGTCGCCCGCAAGACGCCGCGTTCCCGCATGTATCGCGGGGCAACGCTGCCGCGGGTGTCCGCGTCTGCTCCGCCTCGTCCGCCCGCCATCGGGGGCCGCTGGTCTCTCGTTCCCGACGCCGAACCGGATGCGGCGCTGCGCGCCACCGCCGCGGCGAGCCTGCTGCTGGACCGCTACGGCGTCGTGACGCGTGGCTCCGTGCAGTCCGAGGGCGTTCCCGGCGGATTCGCCCAGGTCTATCGCGTGCTCGCTGGATTCGAGGAGGCCGGCCACTGCCGGCGGGGCTATGTCATCGAGAAGCTCGGGGCCGCGCAGTTCGCGGCGTCGGCGACGGTCGACCGCATCCGCGAGTTCGCCGGTCTCGCCGATCCGCCGCCGCGCACGGCCGTGACGCTTGCGGCCACCGACCCTGCGAACCCGTACGGGGCCGCACTGCCGTGGCCGGCACTGGCCGAGATCTCGCACCGGCCCGGCCGCAAGGCCGGCGGGCTCGTGGTGCTCGTCGACGGCGACCTCGCGCTCTACCTCGAGCGCGGCGGCAAGACGGCACTGGCCTTCACCGATGACGAGGAGGTGCTCCGGGCGGCTGCTGCCGACCTCACCGCCACCGCGCGCCGACGACGGCTGGACACCCTCACGATCGAGCAGGTCAACGGCGCGTTCGTCTACGGCACGCCCCTCGGCCGGGCCCTGCGCGAAGCCGGCTTCGTCGAGTCGCCGCGCGGACTGACGCTGCGGCGCACGACCGCCGGCGACGCCCAGCGGGAAACCGCCCGTGCCTGA